AGCAGGCCGGGTCTTATGTGAGGTATATTGAACCGCACCTGAAAACTAGTTGTCTATGTATGTTCTAACAGCTCTTTTATTCAGGACTTTGACGGTAGTTTCGTCAACTGTATCTATAACGCCAACTACTCAGCTGCGTCCCTCGTGAACCTCATGGCTGAGAGTTTCCCATGCTTTCGGGATGAAACTAGCTTTCAGGGACGGAGGGTCCGGCTCTATAAACGCGCACAGATCTTAGTTGCAGACCTGTGGGCCTGCTTCAATGGCGAGGGCCTTGGCGAATTCCATGATATTGACAAAATCACAATGTTTGCAGGTGCGCCCCACCCTTTCATCACCTCCATCTGCTACAATATCTCAAGTTTTGATGGGGAAGTTTCAAACTAACCACGATCCAGATTACCGAATCCCTCAAATACTAAACCATCTCGGCTGTCTTATGTACTCTCCACCGCTGGAAAGTCATATTCGTGACCTCAAACCGATCCCCAGTGGCTCTACCTGGGAGGTCGAACTGCGCGCAACCAGCATCTGGTGCGTCGAATTGATTAGGCGAGAGATTGTGAAGAACCATCCAGACGCGAAACCCATAATAAAACCTACGCAACCCAACGGACATGCGGTCGGTGTGGACCGCCGCCAAAGCCTCACCACCTCGGCACTAGACGAACAGAGAAAGTGCACCACACAAAAACACATCACACAAATCAGCCCTGCTAAGCCCGCTTCTTCGGGCGTCAATGCAATCTTGATAGATTTTTTCCTGTATGACAGCATGAAAGAGTTAGAAAAAGACGGAAAGGAACAGGTTCCCCATCATCGCACAAGGAGTATTTGGTACTAAAGGTTAGAAACATTTTGCTTTACCTGTTCATTTTTGGTCAATATACCCTTGGCTACTATTGTTAGGGAATTGAGGTCTCCGGtttctctgcttttcttttctttagttctttctttgctttttgggaGTTTTCATAGACATTATACCAtctattctttgcttttctgaGTTGGTAGCAGCGATGCCTTTTTATGGATACCAGGTTGGTTTCCATCACTTTCAGTTTTGATGGCCATCTAGAGCCAATGACCCATGACCCACGACATAGAATTCCTTATGGCAATGTTATCTGACCCCCAGGGGACCGGCCGCGAATCCGAACTTTGCTAACTGTCCAACTTTATGTTCACGCCTCCTACTAAAAACCTCTTCCGGGAATATACTGGAAGCATTCATTCTTTATATCCAGCTACTTGCTATGGGCCTACATGGAGCACAGAAATCCGACATCCCGTTTGTTCAGTCAAG
The sequence above is a segment of the Aspergillus oryzae RIB40 DNA, chromosome 3 genome. Coding sequences within it:
- a CDS encoding queuosine 5'-phosphate N-glycosylase/hydrolase (cobyrinic acid a,c-diamide synthase), whose protein sequence is MSDDEADPELLALLRKSLGLGGGAANPRAAETKVLENAQYVFDNAIDVALNPSKTKEAAETIWRLMQKKEYSTQTWSEHELHPKAKDESTVDFIFAMDLLNFSFWSERPEEKRFAIEYRGKKWTGYWSLVAALQRALDEEIPITSPYFWVNEDECSESMLKHVFRSVSDEEIPLLQERLQCLREAGRVLCEDFDGSFVNCIYNANYSAASLVNLMAESFPCFRDETSFQGRRVRLYKRAQILVADLWACFNGEGLGEFHDIDKITMFADYRIPQILNHLGCLMYSPPLESHIRDLKPIPSGSTWEVELRATSIWCVELIRREIVKNHPDAKPIIKPTQPNGHAVGVDRRQSLTTSALDEQRKCTTQKHITQISPAKPASSGVNAILIDFFLYDSMKELEKDGKEQVPHHRTRSIWY